Proteins encoded by one window of Sporichthyaceae bacterium:
- a CDS encoding DUF3180 domain-containing protein: MRPTRRPVLVAVAVLAGALGWGGGLIFDGAGRPMPRVPGAAPSVLILFAVTLFVLAFTTRAKLRAARDRVPGAPVLNPLTIARYVVLARASSPVGAGTVGLYGGYALFLAGNLDEPGHRHLAAMSGLSVLAGVGLVAGALFLEYVCRVPDDKGPSRTMPGPRDHAV, encoded by the coding sequence GTGAGGCCGACGCGCCGGCCGGTACTGGTCGCCGTGGCGGTCCTCGCCGGTGCGCTCGGCTGGGGCGGCGGGCTGATCTTCGATGGAGCCGGCCGGCCCATGCCGCGGGTGCCCGGGGCGGCACCCTCGGTGCTGATCCTGTTCGCCGTCACCCTGTTCGTGCTTGCGTTCACCACCCGCGCCAAGTTGCGCGCCGCCCGTGACCGGGTGCCCGGCGCGCCGGTGCTCAACCCGCTGACCATCGCCCGGTACGTGGTGCTGGCCCGGGCCTCCTCGCCGGTCGGCGCGGGCACCGTGGGCCTGTACGGCGGTTACGCGTTGTTCCTCGCGGGCAACCTCGACGAACCCGGCCATCGGCACCTGGCGGCCATGTCCGGGCTCTCCGTGCTCGCCGGGGTGGGCCTGGTCGCCGGTGCCCTGTTCCTCGAGTACGTGTGCCGGGTGCCGGATGACAAAGGTCCATCCCGGACGATGCCCGGCCCGCGCGACCACGCTGTCTGA
- the folK gene encoding 2-amino-4-hydroxy-6-hydroxymethyldihydropteridine diphosphokinase, with protein sequence MNESSQAFHVDDTLTGQLRPIRRAVLSLGSNSGDRASNLQNAIDAILDAPGIWGLSVSPVYETLPESEMDGPKFLNAVLVVDTEMSGATLLERCHAVEEAFGRARVGEDRRGPRRLDLDVIALADRVLDDPAITLPHPRAHQRAFVLAPWYDVEPDAVLPNKGKVADLLLDVDLQTIRRVTDVELELPA encoded by the coding sequence GTGAATGAGTCCTCCCAGGCGTTCCACGTCGATGACACCCTGACCGGTCAGCTGCGTCCGATCCGACGGGCGGTGCTGTCGTTGGGCAGCAACTCCGGTGATCGCGCCTCGAATCTGCAGAACGCGATCGACGCGATTCTGGACGCCCCTGGCATCTGGGGACTGAGCGTGTCTCCGGTCTACGAGACGTTGCCGGAGTCCGAGATGGACGGCCCGAAGTTCCTCAACGCCGTGCTGGTCGTGGACACCGAGATGTCCGGTGCCACGTTGCTGGAGCGCTGCCACGCGGTCGAGGAGGCGTTCGGTCGTGCCCGGGTGGGAGAGGACCGGCGCGGACCGCGGCGCCTGGACCTCGACGTGATCGCGCTGGCCGACCGGGTGCTGGACGACCCGGCGATCACCCTGCCGCACCCGCGGGCGCACCAGCGTGCGTTCGTGCTGGCGCCCTGGTACGACGTCGAGCCCGACGCGGTACTGCCCAACAAGGGCAAGGTCGCCGACCTGCTGCTGGATGTGGACCTGCAGACGATCCGTCGGGTGACCGACGTGGAGCTGGAACTGCCTGCCTGA
- the folB gene encoding dihydroneopterin aldolase — protein MLQLDRVALRGLRGFGRHGVLPAERSLGQWFGVDVELGLDTRSAAAGDDLGETVDYSAVASDVVALIEGEPVNLIETLAQRVAEACLVRPGVMQVEVTVHKPAAPVSVPFDDVSVTIMRSRT, from the coding sequence ATGCTCCAACTCGACCGCGTGGCACTGCGCGGACTGCGAGGGTTCGGCCGGCACGGCGTACTGCCGGCCGAGCGTTCGCTCGGGCAGTGGTTCGGGGTCGATGTGGAACTTGGGCTGGATACCAGATCCGCAGCAGCCGGCGACGACCTGGGAGAAACCGTGGACTATTCCGCGGTCGCCTCGGACGTGGTCGCATTGATCGAGGGTGAACCGGTCAACCTGATCGAGACCCTCGCGCAACGCGTCGCCGAAGCGTGTCTGGTCCGGCCGGGGGTGATGCAAGTGGAGGTCACCGTGCACAAACCGGCCGCGCCGGTGTCGGTGCCCTTCGACGATGTATCCGTCACGATCATGCGGAGCCGCACGTGA
- a CDS encoding nuclear transport factor 2 family protein has translation MSDEARILELNEDLYAAFESADLDVMDRLWARGELAPSVSCVHPGWPLLRGREEVLRSWAMIMANTTYIQFVITDVEVSLAGDVAVLTCVENIITAADDDEPGTDPTAFAGAKGIATNVFRRTGDGWRLWVRHGSPVLSGGREAEETETGSG, from the coding sequence ATGAGGCTCGCATCCTCGAGCTCAACGAGGATCTTTACGCCGCATTCGAGAGTGCAGATCTGGACGTCATGGATCGCCTGTGGGCCCGGGGTGAACTCGCCCCGTCGGTTTCCTGTGTGCACCCCGGCTGGCCGTTGTTGCGCGGTCGGGAGGAGGTGTTGCGCTCCTGGGCGATGATCATGGCCAACACCACGTACATCCAGTTCGTTATCACCGATGTGGAAGTGAGTTTGGCCGGCGATGTCGCGGTGCTCACCTGCGTGGAAAACATCATCACCGCGGCGGATGATGACGAGCCGGGTACCGATCCCACGGCGTTTGCCGGGGCTAAAGGTATTGCCACCAACGTTTTCCGGCGGACGGGGGACGGTTGGCGTTTGTGGGTGCGTCACGGCTCCCCGGTGTTGTCCGGGGGTAGAGAGGCCGAGGAGACCGAGACCGGCTCCGGGTAG